The stretch of DNA TGTGGAGACAGTGCTGATTCCGGCTCATCCAGAAGATAAATGCCTTTTTCGAAATGGTTGTGAAACAGGGCAAGGAATGCCTCACCATGAGATTGTTGATGCAGTGATTTTCCTCCGTAAGCGTCCAGAATTCTCATGTCGGTGGTGGCGACCTCATCAATATATGTGGCAAAATTGAAAAAACTTTCAGCTCTCATAAAAAAGCCTTCATTGATTTTTGTTTTCCAAGAAAGGGTAAGGTAGTCTGATAATGCGGACTCAGTCTTATGGAAATCATAATTATGGTTCCGGTTTCCGCCTGATAAATTGAATTCACATTTGTCAGCAATACTTTCCATTAAAGTAGACTTTCCAGTACCATTTTCACCCACGAAGAATGTTACATTGCTTCTTAAAATAAGATCCAGTCCATTTTTAAAGACCGGAAGATTAAATGGAAAATCTTCTGGATGATCTTCTTTTAGATAAATTCTTGATAAATACGTCATCTCTGATCAATGATTACTCCGCATATAGATAGCAAAAATATGCCAAATATTAAATATGTAACTTTGAGTATAATGAAATTGTATATAAAATACATGGTGAGTCTACGTTGTAAGCTTGCGGTTAACCAAGAGCTTAATGACTTAGGACTTAAGCATGCTGTTGTAGAACTTGGGACAGTGGAGCTTTTGGAAGAGATAACGGAAACACAGCGGGATATTTTAAGGCAGAGATTAAAAAAGCTTGGGCTAGAGCTATTGGATGATAGAAAAGCCATTCTCATAGAGAAAATTAAAAATGCCATTACGGAGATGATTCATTATTCAGAAGAGTTACCAAAAGAAAACTATTCTGATTATCTGAGTGACAAACTGGGGTATGATTATACCTATCTTTCCAATACATTTTCCGAGGTGAAGGGAATCACGATCCAGCAATTCATTATACTTAATAAAATTGAAAGGGTTAAAGAGCTTATTTTATACGATGAGCTCAACCTGACAGAAATTTCCTATAAGCTCAATTACAGTAGTGTCGCGCATTTATCCAAACAATTTAAAAAGGTGACAGGACTTCCTCCTTCTTACTATAAGCAGTTACAAAAAAACAGAAGCAATAATTTAGAAGACCTGTGATTTGTACAAGTATTTCAATTACATATATAATTTTCTTTCATTGTTTAATTTGATCTTTGTATAGAAGTAACTCTATTGAATTGTTATCTGCCACAGAAATACATCTTTGCGGATACAATATCCTGTAAAAGGTTTCAATACCTGTAAAATTATTAATGCACAATATTATGATATAGGAGTAGTTGGATAAAAGTGAAAGCTTTTGTCCAATTTATACTGTGTGAAAGATCTTTTATTGATAAACATATGGAAGCAAAGAAAAGCTATTTAACAAAAGAGATTCTAAGGATTACTTTAGAAATTCAAACCCAATTTCCAGAGCTGTACGTGCTTCTCAGTGAAACGCCGTTGATTCCTTCAAAACATCAGGAAGAAATCAACCTGAATGACTTAAGGCAATATCTTTTTTCAATTATCAAACAAAAGAAGGATTTTGAAAAAGGAATAAAACAGTTTAAAATGAGCAGATATGAAAACGATTCAATTATATAAATTTAAAGATTCGGTCACTAAGAAAATACCTTTATTTAAAGAGGATTCCAGTCTGAATACACTCAATGATCTGATGTATACTGATTTGATGGATGTAGAAATTGTCACAGAATATATTATCGATATTGGCGATGACTTTGTATTTGAAGATCTTCAAAATTCAGAATTATTGATAGTATGTACTTTGGCGCGGGA from Chryseobacterium piperi encodes:
- a CDS encoding AAA family ATPase, with the translated sequence MTYLSRIYLKEDHPEDFPFNLPVFKNGLDLILRSNVTFFVGENGTGKSTLMESIADKCEFNLSGGNRNHNYDFHKTESALSDYLTLSWKTKINEGFFMRAESFFNFATYIDEVATTDMRILDAYGGKSLHQQSHGEAFLALFHNHFEKGIYLLDEPESALSPQRQLSLLSIIHSLEKTGKAQFIISTHSPILLSYPNATIYSLDNNMTPIDYQDTEHYQVTKNFLNSPELYFRHLFNDDEY
- a CDS encoding helix-turn-helix domain-containing protein, with the protein product MKLYIKYMVSLRCKLAVNQELNDLGLKHAVVELGTVELLEEITETQRDILRQRLKKLGLELLDDRKAILIEKIKNAITEMIHYSEELPKENYSDYLSDKLGYDYTYLSNTFSEVKGITIQQFIILNKIERVKELILYDELNLTEISYKLNYSSVAHLSKQFKKVTGLPPSYYKQLQKNRSNNLEDL